The following proteins are encoded in a genomic region of Cricetulus griseus strain 17A/GY chromosome 7, alternate assembly CriGri-PICRH-1.0, whole genome shotgun sequence:
- the Kcnab3 gene encoding voltage-gated potassium channel subunit beta-3 isoform X2, with protein sequence MQVSIACTEQNLRSRSSEDRLCGPRPGPGGGNGGPVGGGHGNPPGGGPKSRAALVPRPPAPAGALRESTGRSTGMKYRNLGKSGLRVSCLGLGTWVTFGSQISDETAEDVLTVAYEHGVNLFDTAEVYATGKAERTLGNILKSKGWRRSSYVITTKIFWGGQAETERGLSRKHIIEGLQGSLDRLQLEYVDIVFANRSDPNSPMEEIVRAMTYVINQGLALYWGTSRWSAAEIMEAYSMARQFNLIPPVCEQAENHFFQREKVEMQLPELYHKIGVGSVTWSPLACGLITSKYDGRVQDTCKATVKGYQWLKEKVQSEDGKKQQARVMDLLPIAHQLDCTVAQLAIAWCLRSEGVSSVLLGVSSAEQLLEHLGSLEVLSQLTPQTVMEIDALLGNKSHSKK encoded by the exons ATGCAGGTGTCTATCGCGTGTACCGAGCAGAACCTTCGCAGCCGGAGCAGTGAGGACCGTCTGTGCGGACCCCGGCCGGGTCCAGGGGGCGGTAATGGGGGGCCAGTGGGCGGAGGGCATGGGAACCCTCCGGGGGGTGGACCCAAGTCACGAGCTGCACTGGTCCCCCGACCCCCAGCACCCGCTGGGGCCCTTCGAGAGAGCACCGGCCGAAGCACTGGCATGAAATACAG GAACCTTGGAAAGTCTGGTCTCCGGGTGTCCTGTCTTGGCCTTG GTACCTGGGTCACATTTGGCTCTCAGATCTCAGATGAG ACAGCAGAAGATGTGCTGACAGTAGCCTATGAGCATGGTGTAAACCTGTTTGACACTGCTGAAGTGTACGCCACAGGAAA GGCTGAAAGAACCCTAGGCAACATCCTCAAGAGCAAAGGTTGGAG gaGATCCAGCTATGTTATTACCACTAAGATTTTTTGGGGAGGACA GGCAGAAACTGAGCGAGGCTTGAGCCGCAAACACATCATTGAAG GCTTGCAAGGATCCCTGGACCGCCTTCAACTGGAATATGTTGACATAGTCTTTGCCAATCGCTCAGACCCTAACAGTCCTATGGAGG AAATTGTGAGAGCCATGACCTATGTCATCAATCAGGGCCTGGCCCTATACTGGGGGACATCCAGATGGAGTGCTGCAGAGATCATG GAGGCCTATTCCATGGCCAGACAGTTCAATCTGATCCCTCCTGTGTGTGAGCAAGCGGAGAACCACTTCTTTCAGAGGGAGAAGGTGGAGATGCAGCTGCCTGAGCTCTACCACAAGATTG GTGTTGGCTCGGTTACTTGGTCTCCCCTAGCGTGTGGCCTCATTACTAGCAAGTATGATGGGCGAGTTCAAGATACTTGCAAGGCTACTGTCAAG GGGTACCAGTGGCTCAAGGAAAAAGTGCAGAGTGAGGATGGCAAGAAGCAACAAGCCAGAGTCATGGACCTTCTCCCCATCGCTCACCAACTAGACTGCACTGTGGCCCAACTTGCTATAG CCTGGTGTCTCCGAAGTGAGGGTGTCAGCTCAGTCTTGCTGGGGGTGTCCAGTGCAGAACAGCTGCTGGAACATCTGGGATCCCTAGAG GTGCTGAGTCAGCTGACGCCGCAAACGGTGATGGAAATAGATGCGCTCTTGGGGAACAAATCGCATTCCAAGAAATAG